The Montipora foliosa isolate CH-2021 chromosome 1, ASM3666993v2, whole genome shotgun sequence genome has a window encoding:
- the LOC138003908 gene encoding putative diacyglycerol O-acyltransferase MT1809, with protein MVSVGVLLSTARFIAECLLSYQLVFVILVPMIPLLQLLGLFYILKIAERVIVKKVFGERHLPGMDSMWVSDDSQQQYVLSSVFCFELDGRVEDRIKLLSQAILERLVNGKTANGDLIYYRTRCYIRPGWFQYFLREDPSFNIENHVLKWEGEVPRSKDELMALVSRLSMEPLPAKRSPWQCVCIPTNFGKNDLFVLLRLSHALADGVSNVKFLLYQLPDKVIPQKEPQKFSTTNRLLFLVKAAFITPKYLFELVLATPDRSILHGPNLSGVKKIAWNEAFDLQLIKKIKSATGTTVNDVIMACLTSALRKYFQKKGVENPVDVTASVPVDVRPPSKELHFDNYFSFIFPKMAVATDGILEQLYETRARMNEIKVSGTPFITAGIISISQGIFPQFLNTYSNKVLCDKTSCLFSNLPGPQQMYTVKGSRLKYLMFFPPHNHNIGVAMSVFSYAGQVIIGVHSDSAVLPDPEIIVEEFGNAINEMAKCVNGKNDSD; from the coding sequence ATGGTATCTGTAGGAGTTTTACTGTCAACTGCGAGGTTTATTGCAGAATGTCTCCTCTCTTATCAGCTTGTTTTTGTTATTCTCGTTCCGATGATTCCTTTGTTGCAGTTACTTGGgttgttttacattttgaagATCGCTGAGCGTGTCATAGTCAAGAAGGTGTTCGGTGAACGGCATCTTCCGGGAATGGATTCCATGTGGGTATCGGACGACAGTCAACAGCAATATGTTCTCAGTTCAGTGTTTTGCTTCGAACTCGACGGCAGGGTTGAAGATAGAATAAAGCTTTTAAGCCAAGCTATTTTGGAGCGGCTTGTGAACGGAAAGACAGCAAACGGGGACTTGATCTATTATAGAACTCGTTGCTATATTCGGCCTGGGTGGTTTCAGTACTTTTTGCGAGAGGACCCATCCTTCAACATCGAAAACCATGTGTTGAAATGGGAGGGAGAGGTTCCTCGATCAAAAGACGAGTTGATGGCTTTGGTTTCTAGGCTGAGCATGGAGCCTTTACCTGCAAAAAGATCTCCTTGGCAATGTGTTTGCATTCCAACAAACTTTGGCAAGAATGATCTTTTTGTCCTTCTCAGATTGTCGCATGCTCTTGCTGATGGAGTTTCCAATGTAAAATTCCTCCTTTACCAACTTCCTGATAAAGTTATTCCTCAAAAAGAACCACAAAAGTTTTCGACCACCAACAGGTTACTTTTCCTGGTTAAGGCTGCGTTTATAACTCCTAAGTACTTGTTCGAACTTGTCCTAGCAACTCCTGACAGATCTATTTTACATGGGCCAAATCTCAGTGgagtgaaaaaaattgcatggaATGAAGCATTTGACCTTCAGTTGATAAAAAAGATCAAATCAGCTACAGGCACAACTGTCAATGATGTAATAATGGCTTGCCTTACAAGTGCACTGAGGAAGTACTTCCAGAAAAAAGGTGTGGAGAATCCTGTAGATGTGACGGCTTCTGTTCCTGTGGATGTCCGTCCACCATCTAAAGAACTTCACTTTGATAACTATTTCTCATTCATCTTTCCCAAAATGGCTGTGGCTACTGATGGCATTCTTGAACAACTGTACGAAACTAGAGCTCGCATGAACGAAATAAAAGTGTCTGGTACACCATTCATCACAGCTGGAATCATATCCATTTCACAAGGGATCTTTCCACAGTTCCTGAACACTTATTCAAATAAAGTTCTGTGCGACAAAACAAGTTGCCTTTTCTCAAATCTCCCAGGTCCACAACAGATGTACACCGTTAAAGGCAGCCGTTTGAAATATTTGATGTTTTTTCCCCCACACAATCATAATATTGGAGTCGCAATGTCCGTTTTCAGTTATGCAGGGCAAGTTATTATTGGAGTTCACAGTGATTCGGCAGTGCTACCAGATCCAGAGATTATTGTTGAAGAATTTGGAAATGCTATAAATGAGATGGCAAAATGTGTTAACGGTAAAAATGATAGTGATTAG
- the LOC137972247 gene encoding putative diacyglycerol O-acyltransferase Rv1760 yields MASVGVLLSTARFIAECLMSHQVVLVVLIPLIPWLQLFGLFYMLKLAERFIVENVIGEQHLSGMDSAWLPEDSKNLFYLNSVFCFEHTGSVEERVDLFRQALFERLANAKKANGDLLYFRMRCYFRPGLFQYFLREDRSFKIENHVLKWEGEVPRSKEELEAIVSRLSTEPLPERRSPWCFVCIPTNFGSNDMFLAFKMSHALSDGISNMKFLIYYFPDDVVPQKETQNFSTTNRRLFMAKAMLIASKYIISLVSLPNERSLIHGPDLSGVKKFVWDETLDLQLIKNIKSATGTTVNDVLMTCMTMALRKYFQRKGVACPADLTASVPVDVRPATKELHFDNYFTFIFPKMAVGTGDIMEQLYETQARMKEFKGSGAPLVTVGMFYATQETCPRFLTSFLNNLLTKKSSCVFSNLPGPQHMLKVKGSRMKYLMFFPPNKGNIGVSLAIFSYAGHVVVGVQSDVTVLPDPEIVVEEFKNAVSELAKRALHKSGSG; encoded by the coding sequence ATGGCCTCTGTTGGAGTTTTGCTATCAACTGCAAGGTTCATTGCAGAATGTTTGATGTCCCATCAGGTTGTTTTAGTTGTTCTAATTCCCTTGATTCCTTGGCTTCAGTTATTTGGGTTGTTTTACATGTTAAAGCTCGCTGAGCGTTTCATAGTCGAGAATGTGATCGGTGAACAACATTTGAGCGGCATGGACTCCGCTTGGTTACCGGAAGACAGCAAAAACCTCTTCTATCTCAATTCGGTGTTTTGCTTCGAACACACGGGCAGCGTTGAAGAACGAGTAGATCTTTTCCGCCAGGCTCTTTTTGAACGACTGGCTAACGCAAAGAAAGCCAACGGAGATTTGCTGTATTTCAGAATGCGCTGTTATTTTCGCCCTGGTTTGTTCCAGTACTTTTTGCGAGAGGACCGATCCTTCAAGATTGAAAATCACGTGCTCAAATGGGAGGGAGAGGTACCCCGATCAAAAGAAGAGTTGGAGGCGATTGTTTCCAGGCTCAGCACGGAGCCTTTGCCAGAAAGAAGATCTCCTTGGTGTTTTGTTTGCATCCCAACAAACTTTGGTAGCAATGATATGTTTCTCGCGTTCAAGATGTCGCACGCTCTCTCTGATGGAATTTCTAATATGAAATTTCTGATTTACTACTTTCCTGATGACGTTGTGCCCCAAAAAGAGACTCAAAACTTTTCAACCACTAACAGGAGACTTTTTATGGCCAAAGCAATGCTTATAGCATCCAAGTACATTATAAGTCTGGTCTCCTTACCTAATGAGCGATCCCTAATACATGGGCCAGATCTCAGTGGAGTGAAGAAATTTGTATGGGACGAGACACTTGATCTTCAGCTGATTAAAAACATCAAGTCGGCTACAGGTACAACTGTAAATGATGTGTTGATGACATGCATGACAATGGCACTGAGGAAGTACTTTCAGAGGAAAGGTGTAGCATGTCCTGCTGACTTGACTGCTTCTGTTCCTGTGGATGTCCGTccagcaacaaaagaacttcaCTTTGACAACTACTTCACATTCATCTTTCCCAAAATGGCTGTAGGCACTGGTGACATTATGGAACAATTGTATGAGACACAAGCTCGCATGAAGGAATTCAAAGGGTCCGGTGCACCCCTTGTCACAGTAGGAATGTTTTACGCTACACAAGAAACATGTCCACGGTTCTTGACCAGTTTTCTTAACAATCTTCTGACCAAAAAGTCAAGTTGTGTTTTTTCAAATCTGCCAGGTCCGCAACACATGCTGAAGGTTAAAGGCAGCCGCATGAAATATCTGATGTTTTTTCCTCCAAACAAGGGTAATATTGGAGTGTCACTTGCCATTTTTAGTTATGCAGGGCATGTTGTTGTTGGAGTTCAAAGTGATGTTACTGTGCTGCCAGATCCTGAGATTGTTGTTGAAGAGTTTAAGAATGCAGTGAGTGAGTTGGCGAAACGTGCTCTCCACAAAAGTGGCAGTGGTTAG
- the LOC137980026 gene encoding putative diacyglycerol O-acyltransferase MT1809, translated as MLKRAERFIVKMVFGEQHLSGMDSAWLPYDRKNLFYLNSVFCFEHTGSVEERVDLFRQALSERLANAKKANGELLYFRMRCYFRPGLFQYFLREDRSFKIENHVLKWEGEVPRSKEELEAIVSRLSTEPLPEKRSPWCFVCIPTNFGSNDMFLAYRMSHALSDGISNMKFLIYQFPDEVLPQKETQNFSATNRTLFMAKAMLIAPRYLLKLLSSPTERSLIHGPGLSGVKRFVWDEAFDLQLIKNIKSATGTTVNDVLMTCMTMALRKYFQRKGVACPADLTASVPVDVRPATKEIHFDNYFTFIFPKMAVGTGDIMEQLYETQSHMKGFKGSGAPLVTLGMFFTSQETCPRFLTNYLSTLLTKKSSCVFSNLPGPQHILTVKGSRMKYLMFFPPNKGNNGVSLAIFSYAGQVVVGVQSDIAVLPDPEIVVEEFGNAVNEMAKRALHKKKGSG; from the coding sequence ATGTTAAAGCGCGCTGAGCGTTTCATAGTCAAAATGGTGTTCGGTGAACAACATTTGAGCGGCATGGACTCCGCCTGGCTACCCTACGACAGAAAAAACCTCTTCTATCTCAATTCGGTGTTTTGCTTCGAACACACGGGCAGCGTTGAAGAACGAGTAGATCTTTTCCGCCAGGCTCTTTCTGAAAGACTGGCTAACGCAAAGAAAGCCAACGGAGAATTGCTGTATTTCAGAATGCGCTGTTATTTTCGCCCTGGTTTGTTCCAGTACTTTTTGCGAGAGGACCGATCCTTCAAGATTGAAAATCACGTGCTCAAATGGGAGGGAGAGGTACCCCGATCAAAAGAAGAGTTGGAGGCGATTGTTTCCAGGCTGAGCACGGAGCCTTTGCCAGAAAAAAGATCTCCTTGGTGTTTTGTTTGCATCCCAACAAACTTTGGTAGCAATGATATGTTTCTCGCGTACAGGATGTCGCACGCTCTCTCTGATGGAATTTCTAATATGAAATTTCTCATTTACCAATTTCCTGATGAAGTTCTGCCCCAAAAAGAGACTCAAAACTTTTCGGCCACTAACAGGACACTTTTTATGGCCAAAGCAATGCTTATAGCACCCAGGTACCTTCTAAAGCTGCTCTCCTCACCTACTGAGCGATCCCTAATACATGGTCCAGGTCTCAGTGGAGTGAAAAGATTTGTATGGGATGAGGCGTTTGACCTTCAGCTGATTAAAAACATCAAATCTGCTACAGGTACCACTGTAAATGATGTGTTGATGACATGCATGACAATGGCACTGAGGAAGTACTTCCAGAGGAAAGGTGTAGCATGTCCTGCTGACTTGACTGCTTCTGTTCCTGTGGATGTCCGTCcagcaacaaaagaaattcactTTGACAACTACTTCACATTCATCTTTCCCAAAATGGCTGTAGGCACTGGTGACATTATGGAACAATTGTATGAAACACAATCTCACATGAAGGGATTCAAAGGATCCGGTGCACCCCTCGTCACATTAGGAATGTTTTTCACTTCACAAGAAACATGTCCACGATTCTTGACCAATTATCTTAGCACTCTTCTGACCAAAAAGTCAAGTTGTGTTTTTTCAAATCTGCCTGGTCCACAACACATATTGACCGTTAAAGGCAGCCGTATGAAATATCTGATGTTTTTTCCTCCAAACAAGGGTAACAACGGAGTGTCCCTTGCCATTTTTAGTTATGCAGGGCAAGTTGTTGTCGGAGTTCAAAGCGATATTGCTGTGCTGCCAGATCCGGAGATCGTTGTTGAAGAGTTTGGAAATGCTGTGAATGAAATGGCGAAACGTGCTCTTCACAAAAAAAAGGGCAGCGGTTAG